A window of Gossypium raimondii isolate GPD5lz chromosome 7, ASM2569854v1, whole genome shotgun sequence genomic DNA:
acatttgttatCTTTAGAAAGGCTtagtctatttttagaaaatgacTTATGCGTTGATAAAATAcgattaatttaatatttttcttgtaaaaagTGATTACCATTGAAAGCATAGTTAACTTCTAGTGTATTTAttagacaaaaattaattatgaccTAACAGCAGAAAAGTgacattttcttaattttactAACATCTATGTCTTTCAAATTGACAGAAAAGTTTTATCTAACTCCGCTACACACCTCACTTAATGTGTTCCTCAAAACTCATTTACCATATCACTCCGAATTGTGGGCAAGCCACCATTGATTTGCAGATAAACTACCATTTTGCAAAGAAAAACGTGGGTAAACCACTAGTATTTTAGATAAAAACATTTGCAGTTACTGCCACTTGTTGTGAGTGCACAACATGGTTTCAGATTAAACAAACTGCCACTGGGTTTGTGGACGAACCACATATTTGCAGTTATTGTCACTTGTTGTGAGTGCACAACATATTCGCAGATTAAACAAACTGTCACTGGGTTTTGTGGATGGGCAACCACTTGTTTGCAGATTTAATAAATTGCTAGTCTTCCTCCGTACAATGTCCCATCCCCATGGAATGCACTATTTCATGTTTTGTATTATAACATACCAACACTAGTAGTAGACATATAACATGTACTCAATTCATCACTAACACTTAATATGCTTATCATGTTCTTCGCAGGGCGGTAACAATATTATCACTTtcaatttaacaatttcacTTTATCAGAAAGCATATTTTGTTCACGTATCATACAATGTAATAAGAGCACTTAAGGAATTAAACGCAAATTTCAGATTTCACACAATATTAGGGACTTAATTAAGCAAGGAAAATctctaaaaacaatttaaagaaTGTATATAGATTAAACTGAACATATCctaattttacataatattaataattcagtCAATTAGATCATGGATTCTAACATTATTTGTATTTctaaggacttaattgaatgtaataaaacaccaaaaacaATTTGAGGATCAattggggactaaattgagcaaatcataaaattttaggtaaaactgtaaaatttgaaaaatagaggCACATGGATGTATGGCCAGACCGTGTGGGATGCCTCAAGCCATGTGGAAGGGTTAAACGGTCGTGTGGTTTATGAACTACACTAGGGTTTCCAaggcacatggccatgtggtaGGCTGTGTGGTCCACACACCTGTGTAGCAGACTGTGTGGCAGGGTCGTGCTTGTGTGAGAAGCGAACTATCCTAGGATTTGTAGGgggacatggttgtgtggttCACATGCCCATGTAGCAACTCGTGTGGTCTAGGCTGAATTCATTTTGATTTGGAGAAggttttttgaaatttgagggGTTACTTGGGAATTAACCCTTTTTGCCGAAATTAAAAAATGGGAAAGCAAATGAGATACGTTTAGTTCGTCTTGAACcttggaaaaaaagaaagaaatgttAAGGCCTTACCATTTGGGTACTGcccatatttaatatatactcTAATATGGTTTTTAACCTTGCttgctgaaaataaaatgaaaaaggaggGAGATGGGGTCTAAGGATTGTATAAGCTACTTAACCATCGAAATTAAAGTTCAATTcttacttatttatttcatcTAATCCCCTAGTGTTACACTTgctttaacaaatttagctaacaatatttacatattcgacaacatttacataaatattaagggttaaatttactattatatcaaataaaaatattagcgtcgtaattaataattatttgataaaaattaaaatgctttaattaaaaaaagaacaactaatttactaattaccaaaaaatatttttataaaaaaaaaatcacttgtCAAACTTGCAGaaatttgtattgttttaaATAACCATTTTTAAAGGTGGAAggaaaaaatagtaataaacttcaaattttagtAAACTGAATCAACGTCATCGGTCACGTTAATTTGTACCTGCTATGAAAATGACAACTTCATCACTGTTGGGGGTTCCACAAATCatttacctttttaattaataagttgtttttttatatagataaaataataaatatgtaattatatcatgaaaataatttttaatatatcaatgtattttatttttaaaaacattaactaatttttatatgtcaagtatttttttttcatctacattgtgggtatgataaattataatataaaaaatcaattaataatgtAACACTCCCAACACAaatccgtcgccggaatcgagttacggagcattaccggacatatcagaTAACTTAtcactaattcacaaataaatgaCATACATAGCATACTTTAATCAATACATTACCTAGATATTAGATACATGCcacaatatcaaaagaaaaGTACATCGCTAAATTTCTCTGAGGTCGGGATTACTCTGGATACTGGACCGAACACTGGTTTTCTACTAACcggcgcacggaaacaaccgtacgctgagtataggaatactcagtggtattaccataattcaaattaataacattaaccaataaattatatacagttaatttatgtctacaattattcGTTAATTGTCtcatactttaaatcaactagatcattaataacaataagcaatatttcaatcttgtatttaattaaattcacatataattccactatttgaatcattttattttcacttctcatttcTCAGCAATAGCTATTTCAATTTGCTTTTCtttacttatattttacatCTCATACTACCAAAATCATTTCATGAACTAAATTGCTAACTATTTCTTGAACCCTtggttcatacatttcatttccatatctcaatttaatatctcatttcgattcatattcaagatcatttaataaaatttatattatcaaaattattcatttacccctattaacttgactcggaccttggcggatacacggatccaaccaaacacaccagaatggcacccagtgcctcatcagatagttcgaagcaatagttgacacccagtgtctcatcgacaaAGCCGAAGcaagttggtacccagtacctcatcgaatctatccgaagtaACATtatgacacccagtgtctcatcgactcaaggtcgaagtatccctgaacacttccaatcctatggcatgccaactatattcgactcagcccgactagttaatagggtttccgaatcacatttcaattcaaatcacatttcaattcaatcactttctcatactttcaattcaaatcattatacaatttaatcaccatttgattcaatacatttttctatttcaaattcacttcccactttcaaatcaatatacaattcagCACCAATACATATTTCACAAATCATACCTCGATTCGAATCAAACCACTTTTCAGTCAATACTCAATTCACGTATTCAcacttattcataatttaattcacttttattcaattcatatttttaattcattcaattaaatatcgatattctccttatttttatttactaaacatattattcaaaattcaacaattactatcaataaattcaatatcaatacgtatatatatttatatatatatatatatatttcattcgattcaatcatgatactcacctcaattttcttattatgtatattaatttaaattttaacaattaataattaaattcgaattataGTAATACTAACCGTAAATTTTCTCGAGTCACTCCTTGATCACCTTCCCTTTTCCTTTCTCGGCAATGACTCTTGCAcgacattattaaaaattattaatacacaatttcatcaaaacatttccatttatacctaaactttacctaaattctaatttaatcccttatcaatactaattttattttcccaatctaactccatattctctcttaattcttactataaactcattttaactcttcattttcaccataaatccctaatttcggggttctttcaatttagtccctactattcaaaacttacactttattttacaattaaatcctttactaacttctaacttaaaattcaatcaatttaacccctaattctttcatttattcaacataatcaATGTCTAGAAATATAACATCTTcccaaatttcaacataaagcatgaaatattttgttctagaactccaaaaactcaaaaattataagaaaatagcttaatttgacttaccaattgAGCTTGAAACCTTGaaaccccaaattttctttctttccttccctttttctttttctttcctttctccccTGTTTTCGTTTGCCTATTCTGtttccatttctcttcttctatcttttatttcttttattaaattagtttaatataataacaataaaataataatataatatttcttacttaaataataagtaaatatgtaatcATTACTAATATGTATGTATTTCATTCTTCCACATGTCATCATATACATCATGCATttgtcaataattttatttatttgaaatataataatataatataattaatataatttacaatataataaaataataatatacttcaaaaaaaatctcagattttatcatgcatatgccgcctcatttatgggacttggcatatttacctatttagtccttttaacttttctttaatctataattaaacttttacccttgttgcaatttagtcctttttaatcaattaaccatcggaacattaaaatacttaacgaaaatttaatactaccctaatgacactccgtaaatatttataaaaatatttacagctcagTTTATagtatcgaggtctcgatacctcgtttttgacccaatttacctagtaatttcttttaaatcacaaaattcactcattcaaaaatatttctaaaatcacgcttaacttataattattaattaataaaatttttaaactttttcatcggatttagtgatctcaaatcaccgTTACGACACTCTTGAAATTTGAGtcatacaaataatttaaactatcattatttttaataaatataaatttttatatgtgaaatatgtatttttCTACCTACattgtaatattataaaatcaaataattattttaaatataattatttttgcatgtgaaatatctcaaataattattaaaatatcaatatattaTCACCTACATTGTGGGTATggtaaattctaatattataaatataattatttataatacatttacaaacatatataatattaaaatttgtcacACTCATGATATGgatggaaaaataaatatttcacatataaaattatatttattaaaataattatactaaaataattatttttataataatagaatttacCATGCCCACAAGATAcgtgaaaaaataaatatttggcatataaaattatatataaagaaaatatatattaaaaattagttgatgttttaaaaaataaaatatatttaacataatgatatatgtaaaaaattattttcatcatataattacatatttattattttgtctatataaataaagaaatatttgttaataaaaatttgaaaataacatctttcttaatgaattaaaaaaagctTGAATCATTTATTAGAAGAAAAAACCCAAATAAACATGGGAGAAAATTGAATCTGGGACCGAAAAAATTTTCGATTAATTCGCTTTTGTCGATTCTTTTATCTGttgtatattatattgattgaattttacATTATAATTGGTCGAACATATATATTGTTCATGTCTTGTATTGTTATCGTATGAgtgaaacataaaaaaaaaaaccctaattgcAGTTTGATGAAACTAGGTCCGAACATTGAATATGAGTATGTATTTAATATTGGTATATTAAATTTCTTACTTAAGATGTTGGGAGGAAATTTGAGCATTAGATggaattttattctattttttgtCTTCTATGACATTGAAAATTGGTAGAAAGACAGTTGTAGTAGCGAGGAAATTTCAGTACCTATCTGCTTCGTCTCTCTCCTCCCTATAAATTATATCAGTTAATTCAGTTTGCAGCTCATAACAACAAATTGATTACTAGAAAATTTAGAGAAAAGACGATGGATGATTTCTTATCTAACCTTAGCTCAGCCATGGCaacatttactttcttttattccACGGCAACTTTTGTGTTCATTTATGCCATGTTCCGTGACCACTTCCCTCAACACCTACAAGATGATATCCAGAAATATGGCAGAAAACTAGTGAATTTTGCTTATCCTTATTCCCAAATCACCTTCGATGAATTCACCGGCGAGTATATGCGGCGTAGCGAAGCCTTCACAGCCATTGAGAACTATCTCAGTGACAAATCCGTTGTATCTGCTAAGAGGCTTAAGGCTGATGCTGTCAAAGATGGTCAGTCTTTGGTGCTTAGCATGGATTACCATGAAGAAGTTGCTGATGAGTTCAATGGGATCAAAGTTTGGTGGAGTTCAAACAGGACTACCCCAAGATCGTTGCAGTTCTCGGTGTATCCGGCCGTCGATGAGAAACGGTATTACAAGTTGACATTCCACAATCGACACAAGCAAATCATTACCGAGTCTTATCTAGCTTCGGTGATGAATGAAGGGAAAGCAATCGAGCAAAACAACCGGCTGCGTAAGCTTTACACCAACAATCCAAGCAAGGATTGGAATGGATTCAATCCAAAATGGAGCTATGTTGCTTTTGAACATCCTGCATCATTTAATACTTTGGCAATGGATGACAACAAgaaacaagaaatcatcaatgaTATCAATAAGTTCAAAATGGGGAGGGATTATTATCAAAGCATTGGAAAAGCTTGGAAACGAGGTTATTTGCTTTATGGTCCACCAGGCACTGGTAAATCAACCATGATTGCTGCTATGGCTAATCATTTGGAGTACGATGTTTATGATCTAGAACTTACTGCAGTCAAAGATAACACGGAGTTGAGGAGGCTTTTGATCGATACGTCGGGTAAATCGATCTTAGTAATCGAGGATATTGACTGCTCTCTCGATCTTATGGGTGAAAGAGAGAGCAAGAAGAGGAAGATCAAGGAAGATTCAGACATGGATCCAATCAGTAAGAAGGTTAAAAAGGAAATGGAAGAGACAACAGATAGTAAAGTTACTTTATCGGGTGTTTTGAATTGTGTTGATGGACTTTGGTCATCATGTGGGGGTGAAAGAATCATTATTTTCACCACAAATTACATTGAAAACCTTGATCCAGCTCTAATCAGGAGAGGAAGAATGGACCTACTCATAGAAATGCCATTTTGTTGCTTTGAAGCATTCAAGGTGTTAGCaaagaattatttaaaaatcaattctcATAGACTCTTTAAACAAATTGGTGGACTGTTGGGTAAAACCAATATGACACCTGCAGATGTTGCAGAGAATTTGATCCCCAAGTTTGAAGGCGAGAACGTGGAACTGCGTTTAAACCGACTAATCGAAGCTCTCAAGGCCAGTAAAAATGGAGGAGCATGTAGGCCAAAccaaaagagaaagagaagaaacaGCAATCTAacaaacaagaagaagaaatgaaaacaTCATAAGACATTATGTTGTCATTCCATTAATGTCAAGAAGATGGGGTTTAGGGTAGCTTAATTTCTATATCATTTGTAGCCATTACCAAGTGGTAGAACTCGAAGTTAATTTATGTCAAGTAATAGATGAAGTACATCTGTGTGTGTGTGAAATAATAGTACAAGTTACCTTAATTAAGGAGTTCTGTCTTGGATGTTTGCCTTTATCTGCTTGACTTGTTTATTTGGAGTAGGGAAAACAAGTCATTAATGTTTAAGAATAAATGATGTATGCAtacattatttttgtattaagatTAAGATGAGCAAGATGTCATAGATggtgactaaattgtataaaaagtCAAGTTGGATCTTCTTAAATTGTATAAGATGTCATAGATGGCGACTCATTTAAAGACATTTATTTTCTTGCAGTTTCTCttcctctcttctttcttcCACCATGAATCCCAACTATCGCTACTCCTATTTATGTCGCCTCTACGTCGTCCATTGGGCCTGCTTCTCACtctaaaattagaaataatggTTTGTCTTGAGGAAAAGGAAATTAATAACTTATTTTCAATAGTGAAAGCATCAGTTGAGGCTTTTTTTTCTAACAATAAAGAGATGatgaggaaaggaaaaaatcacgtcaaatgaaaagaaaaagaaattgaacaaaattaaatatgatgtGGAAATtgttttaatccttttaatttgAGTTAGAAAAAGTTGTTGATGTGGCATAAAATAATTGGGTAGGATCATATATGAGGTGATGGAAAAGTTCAATGGAATAATTTCTCCCTTATCTAGCTAGTTAATTGGACAATGTGCCATGTCAACGTAAAATCTAGCGTTGTTAGGGCCAAGTACCAAAATAtgtaacaaaaacaaaaatgcaGGTGccaaattgaatattttgaaaGTATAAGTACCATGTTGCAACAAATCCCAAAGTACAGGGACTTTTCATGGAAttatacatttttctttttgctttgtAGTATTTTTCATGgaattatacaaattattttaattttgtttttagtattttaggaGCAAATTTTAGCGATtaggtaattttattatatcttatcatttttagattaattatattttattgattaaatactataattcatataatatcaaagtgtaattttacattaatttatcAAGTTGCatacttttaaattaatttttaatatgttaactcataataaatattcaaattatatggttttagatgttaattttttaaaaaatagttagatattttgtaaattattgataatatattaataactttaataataCTAGTATATAGAGGtaaacatagtaataaataatttataatacataagtaaaaatattatgaataacataaaataaataatgataatagtAAATTCTATAATtacaattgaaaattttatataaactaagtacaagaaatttaaaatatatttgtactATAGAAactattatttcaaaaaaatagcttacaattaaattatcaaaatatatgttttaaaattataacatcaaattacttaataaattttattataaaatgttataatattcatattctacataatttacatgtaaatgtaaataaaaattaaaatagtgaaagattataaatttattttttatagatattaagatttaaattttaggttatatCTTACTTATATTTcgaatttcatttgtattttaGTTAGCCCCAATTAACAAAGATTGTAACAGCATTCTCACTACATCTTGTGGACCAATCCTATGCTTGCCCCACCAGTTTTTGGTTTTTTCAAGTCAGTGGTCCAATTTTGGGTTCATGTTTATTTCTTggataaaatatgtttttctcttttttaaatttagaatttagtccctatatatattttagatttcaaaatttagattcagaagttaactttgttttattatatttattgggatgatatattaaaatataaagaatactCACTTtatagaaatataattaaaaaagatgTTGTAATGAgcttaaacttaataaaataattttaatagtgttataAATTGGTCCTCtgttttgaaatctaaaaagtagagaaactaaatttctaaaaataaaagtataaggattaaattttaaattttaaatttgagaagAGAACAGAAAGTtacattttaaccttatttttaatattaatgatgCATGccaaacatatttattattcatgcattgcatggtAGGAAGAAGTTTTCCAGAAGTTTCAACAACCAATCATCTCTTCTCTATAACTTCACACTTTCATATCACAAAATGTCAGTAATTCTGAGGGAAAAAATTAAGGGAGAAATTGAGCccaaatgatgatgatgaagggAGAACTGTGGTCTAATCTAGGCTCAACAATGGCGGCCATTATGTTCGTGTATGCCATGTTCCGACAGTATTTCCCTCCACAACTTCAGGCTTGTATCTTTCAATATAGTAAAAAGTTGTCGAATTTCATGTATCCTTACATTCATATAACCTTCGATGAATTCACGGGCGAAAAGATTAAGAAAAGTGAAGCCTTCTCAGTAATTCAGAACTATGTCAGTGACAAATCTTCTGCAAACGCTAAACGACTCAAGGCTGATGTTGTTAAAGATAGTCAGTCTTTAGTTCTTAGCATGGATTATAACGAAGAAATCACTGATGAGTTCAATGGAGTCAAGCTTTGGTGGTCTGCTAATCGAACTACTACCAAAACAcaacaattttcattttatccGGCCGCCGATGAGAAGAGGTTTTACACTCTCAAGTTCCATAATCGTCACCGGGAAGTCATCACCGGAACTTATCTTAGCCATGTGTTGAAACAAGGGAAGGCTATCGCTGCAAATAACCGGCAGCGGAAGCTCTACTCGAACGGTGCAGGCCAAGGCAACCGAAGTAGTACTACATGGACACATGTGGCTTTTGAACATCCTGCAACATTTGATACATTAGCAATggatgaaaagaagaaaagggagATCAAGAAAGATCTAGTGACGTTCAGTAATGGGAAAGAGTATTATGCTAAGATTGGGAAAGCTTGGAAACGTGGTTATCTACTTTATGGTCCTCCAGGAACTGGCAAATCCACCATGGTTGCTGCCATGGCTAACTTTTTGAACTATGATGTGTATGATCTTGAGCTTACAACAGTTAAGAACAATGTGGAATTGAGAAGGCTTTTGATTGAGACATCAAACAAGTCTATCATAGTGATAGAGGACATTGATTGTCCTCTTGATCTTACAGGCCAAagggaagaaaagaagaagaagaagaaagatgataagAATGAAGGGGGCGATCCAATTGGTGCAATGTCGAAAAATGAGGAGAGAAAAGAGAGTGAAGTAACATTATCAGGGCTGTTGAACTTCATTGATGGAATTTGGTCAGCTTGTGGGGGTGAAAGAATCATTGTTTTCACCACCAACCATGTTGAGAAGCTTGATCCAGCTTTAATCAGGAGAGGGAGAATGGATAAACACGTTGAAATGTCATATTGTAGGTTCGAAGCATTCAAGGTGTTAGCAAAGAACTATTTGGACATTGATTCTCATCCACTTTTCGAAGAAATTGGCAATTTGTTGGAAGAAACAGATATGACACCTGCTGATGTTGCTGAGAACTTGATGTTGACATCTGATGATGATGAAGTAGGTGAAACTTGTTTGAAGAATTTGATTGAAGCACTTAAGGCTGCTAAAGGGGAAGCAAGAAAGAAAGCTGAGGAATATCATGCTCGTTTAGAGgcagagaaagaagaaaaggaaaaaacaatCTGTTGAAGATAATTTTAGATGAGATGCAATTTCAGCCAAACAGGTGAAAGAAAATGGAATCATCGTGTAACACCTCTGTCCCACATCGGAACAATtatattatgtaaaattttcaaatcctATTTAAGAGGGGCTGTTTTACTAGACAAGGGTTATTACGTTTTATCCTAAACTATCTGCCCCAATTAGATATTTCCGTTTACGTAAACCTTTCAGTTATATGTTTATTGGTTACATGTTCGCTGGATTTTAGgtataatgtttaattaaatattaaatatgggtttaaaatttgttcatatttatatattttgtatctattcatattattttttaattttaaaatatatatttacattattttaatttaatatttattaatttagttttttatttattaaaatattacatataatattttaataattttaatattacatatagtaatattatatattaccttagatttaatttttatgttttataaattacataatatgcaaaaataaaattttaaaaattttaaaaataatctggGCCAAGCTCGGGCCTTGAATGTTTAAGCCCAAGTTTAGGTCATATTTATAagcaaatttaattttttttgtccaaactcatttttcaaactTAATGTTTTTGTCTAA
This region includes:
- the LOC105768267 gene encoding AAA-ATPase ASD, mitochondrial; its protein translation is MDDFLSNLSSAMATFTFFYSTATFVFIYAMFRDHFPQHLQDDIQKYGRKLVNFAYPYSQITFDEFTGEYMRRSEAFTAIENYLSDKSVVSAKRLKADAVKDGQSLVLSMDYHEEVADEFNGIKVWWSSNRTTPRSLQFSVYPAVDEKRYYKLTFHNRHKQIITESYLASVMNEGKAIEQNNRLRKLYTNNPSKDWNGFNPKWSYVAFEHPASFNTLAMDDNKKQEIINDINKFKMGRDYYQSIGKAWKRGYLLYGPPGTGKSTMIAAMANHLEYDVYDLELTAVKDNTELRRLLIDTSGKSILVIEDIDCSLDLMGERESKKRKIKEDSDMDPISKKVKKEMEETTDSKVTLSGVLNCVDGLWSSCGGERIIIFTTNYIENLDPALIRRGRMDLLIEMPFCCFEAFKVLAKNYLKINSHRLFKQIGGLLGKTNMTPADVAENLIPKFEGENVELRLNRLIEALKASKNGGACRPNQKRKRRNSNLTNKKKK
- the LOC105768259 gene encoding AAA-ATPase At3g28580-like, with the protein product MMMMKGELWSNLGSTMAAIMFVYAMFRQYFPPQLQACIFQYSKKLSNFMYPYIHITFDEFTGEKIKKSEAFSVIQNYVSDKSSANAKRLKADVVKDSQSLVLSMDYNEEITDEFNGVKLWWSANRTTTKTQQFSFYPAADEKRFYTLKFHNRHREVITGTYLSHVLKQGKAIAANNRQRKLYSNGAGQGNRSSTTWTHVAFEHPATFDTLAMDEKKKREIKKDLVTFSNGKEYYAKIGKAWKRGYLLYGPPGTGKSTMVAAMANFLNYDVYDLELTTVKNNVELRRLLIETSNKSIIVIEDIDCPLDLTGQREEKKKKKKDDKNEGGDPIGAMSKNEERKESEVTLSGLLNFIDGIWSACGGERIIVFTTNHVEKLDPALIRRGRMDKHVEMSYCRFEAFKVLAKNYLDIDSHPLFEEIGNLLEETDMTPADVAENLMLTSDDDEVGETCLKNLIEALKAAKGEARKKAEEYHARLEAEKEEKEKTIC